In Temnothorax longispinosus isolate EJ_2023e chromosome 10, Tlon_JGU_v1, whole genome shotgun sequence, a single window of DNA contains:
- the LOC139820545 gene encoding S-methyl-5'-thioadenosine phosphorylase, producing MANKIKVGLICGSGLGETLHKTFNCSSKTSRENAENDFGYPSSDLYHGCIDGVNIVLLARHGAGHVFSPTGVNYRANIEALRLAGCTHILASTACGSLTESISRGQLVVPDSFIDRTNSRKGTFYDGTSAKYSGVCHMPMEPAFDPRTSEILLQAAKKLGYNIKKGGTVVTIEGPRFSSKAESNALRLWGGHLVNMTICPEVFLAKEAGLLYAAVAMATDYDCWKESEDNVHAADVLVVFRQNVDKITNVLLEAVKIIGCGDWEQDILKLNDLIESSNVTAKK from the exons ATGGCAAATAAGATCAAG gtGGGATTAATATGTGGTTCGGGTCTGGGTGAGACCCTACACAAAACGTTCAACTGTAGCAGCAAAACAAGTCGTGAGAATGCAGAGAACGACTTCGGATATCCGTCCAGTGATCTATACCATGGATGCATTGATGGAGTAAACATAGTGCTACTGGCTAG ACATGGTGCAGGGCATGTATTTAGCCCTACCGGAGTTAATTATCGTGCTAATATAGAAGCGTTACGGCTTGCTGGATGTACCCACATATTGGCGTCTACTGCATGTGGATCATTGACGGAATCTATCAGCAGGGGACAATTAGTTGTGCCTGATAGCTTCATAGATAGAACTAATTCCAGAAAGGGCACGTTCTATGACGGAACATCTGCCAAGTACAGCG GAGTATGCCACATGCCGATGGAGCCTGCGTTCGATCCGCGAACGTCGGAGATCTTGTTGCAAGCGGCAAAAAAATTGGGATACAACATAAAAAAGGGTGGAACAGTAGTAACTATCGAAGGACCGCGCTTTTCCTCCAAAGCGGAGAGTAACGCTCTGCGTCTTTGGGGTGGACATTTGGTCAACATGACTATATGCCCGGAg gtATTTCTAGCAAAAGAAGCCGGTCTTTTATACGCAGCTGTAGCAATGGCGACTGATTATGATTGCTGGAAAGAAAGCGAGGACAATGTTCATGCAGCCGACGTATTAGTTGTGTTCAGGCAAAATGTTGATAAAATAACGAATGTGTTACTGGAGGCAGTGAAGATTATTGGCTGTGGAGATTGGGAGCAGGATATTCTTAAATTGAAC gaCTTAATTGAGAGCAGCAATGTGACTgcaaagaaataa
- the Vha44 gene encoding V-type proton ATPase subunit C isoform X1 — translation MTEYWLISAPGDKTCQQTWETMNNLTSKQHSLSVNYKFHIPDLKVGTLDQLVGLSDDLGKLDTYVEQVTRKVATYLGEVLEDQRDKLHENLMANNSQTSMEGESSSPEGAPDTPPNTPVTPSHKTTMEHHRQWRELEKSEPEPATCLGQHHHQRHHFHDHQHHHHHQHHHSSHKHHHNDHSSAFEKKLSYDLQGICDVKAQPNNYVSSIYSCYHAHWCVASVPSTPRSSPTPASPTLSSLSSNCSSEGELGWQQPLRPRTTTEKDPDRSARKSVGDDDDDDDDDADQNSDQDQDQDHSGNLPNPGDLPSYITRFQWDMAKYPIKQSLRNIADIISKQVGQIDADLKTKSTIYNNLKGSLQNLEKKQTGSLLTRNLADLVKKEHFILDSEYLTTLLVIVPRSSFQEWYGCYEKLTDMIVPRSTQLITQDSEYGLFTVTLFKKVMDEFKLHAREKKFIVRDFTYNEEELAAGKNEITKLVTDKKKQFGPLVRWLKVNFSECFCAWIHVKALRVFVESVLRYGLPVNFQAILLHPHKKCARRLRDALNQLYAHLDSSATGTTALHNQDSVDIPGLGFGQSDYFPYVYYKINVDMVDNKV, via the exons ATGACGGAGTATTGGCTGATATCCGCGCCGGGTGACAAAACCTGTCAGCAGACATGGGAGACTATGAACAATTTAACATCCAAACAACATTCTCTGTCGGTGAACTACAAATTTCATATTCCGGATCTGAAGGTCGGAACGCTGGACCAGCTAGTCGGTTTGTCGGACGACCTGGGCAAGCTTGACACATATGTGGAGCAAGTAACGCGTAAAGTGGCGACGTATCTGGGCGAGGTTCTGGAGGACCAGAGGGACAAGCTGCACGAGAACTTGATGGCCAACAACA GTCAAACATCAATGGAGGGGGAGAGCTCGAGCCCCGAAGGGGCTCCGGACACCCCGCCAAACACCCCTGTTACACCATCACACAAGACTACGATGGAGCATCACAGACAGTGGAGGGAATTGGAGAAGTCCGAACCAGAGCCGGCCACCTGTTTAGGTCAGCATCATCACCAACGTCATCATTTCCACGACCATCAGCATCATCACCATCACCAACATCATCATAGTTCCCATAAACATCACCACAACGATCATTCCTCCGCGTTCGAAAAGAAGCTGTCGTACGATCTTCAGGGCATCTGTGATGTCAAAGCTCAGCCCAACAACTATGTCTCGTCGATATACTCATGCTACCATGCCCATTGGTGCGTTGCTTCTGTACCTTCGACGCCACGCTCCAGTCCCACTCCCGCGAGTCCAACCCTCTCCTCCCTCTCATCGAACTGTAGCAGCGAAGGAGAGCTTGGGTGGCAGCAGCCGTTACGTCCGCGGACCACCACTGAGAAAGATCCAGATCGATCTGCCCGCAAATCGGTTGGAgatgatgatgacgacgacgatgacgatgcgGACCAAAACAGCGACCAAGACCAAGATCAAGACCATAGTGGCAATTTGCCGAATCCAG GTGATCTGCCATCATATATAACTCGATTCCAGTGGGACATGGCTAAATACCCCATCAAACAATCTCTGAGAAACATCGCAGATATTATCAGTAAACAAGTGGGACAGATCGATGCTGATCTAAAAACTAAATCCACGATATACAACAATTTGAAAGGCAGCTTACAAAATTTGGAAAAGAAACAGAC GGGAAGTTTATTAACACGAAATTTAGCAGACTTAGTGAAAAAGGAACACTTTATTCTGGATAGCGAATATTTAACTACTTTGCTTGTAATTGTACCGAG ATCCAGTTTCCAGGAATGGTACGGTTGTTATGAAAAACTGACAGATATGATTGTACCGCGTAGTACACAGCTCATTACTCAGGATTCAGAATACGGATTATTTACAGTCactttatttaagaaagtaaTGGACGAGTTTAAATTGCATGCTCGTGAAAAGAAGTTTATTGTACgagattttacatataatgaaGAAGAATTAGCAGCAG gAAAGAATGAAATTACAAAGTTGGTAACTGACAAAAAGAAGCAATTCGGGCCGCTTGTTCGTTGGTTAAAAGTGAATTTCAGTGAATGTTTTTGCGCTTGGATTCATGTTAAAGCTTTGCGCGTATTTGTTGAATCTGTTCTTAG ATATGGCTTACCTGTCAATTTCCAAGCAATATTACTGCACCCGCATAAGAAATGCGCAAGGAGATTACGCGACGCTCTAAATCAGCTTTATGCTCATTTAGATTCATCCGCTACCGGTACAACGGCGCTACATAATCAGGAT aGTGTGGATATACCAGGATTAGGTTTTGGCCAAAGTGATTATTTCCCGTATGTCTATTACAAGATCAACGTGGATATGGTTGATAATAAGGTCTAA
- the Vha44 gene encoding V-type proton ATPase subunit C isoform X2, with product MTEYWLISAPGDKTCQQTWETMNNLTSKQHSLSVNYKFHIPDLKVGTLDQLVGLSDDLGKLDTYVEQVTRKVATYLGEVLEDQRDKLHENLMANNSQTSMEGESSSPEGAPDTPPNTPVTPSHKTTMEHHRQWRELEKSEPEPATCLGDLPSYITRFQWDMAKYPIKQSLRNIADIISKQVGQIDADLKTKSTIYNNLKGSLQNLEKKQTGSLLTRNLADLVKKEHFILDSEYLTTLLVIVPRSSFQEWYGCYEKLTDMIVPRSTQLITQDSEYGLFTVTLFKKVMDEFKLHAREKKFIVRDFTYNEEELAAGKNEITKLVTDKKKQFGPLVRWLKVNFSECFCAWIHVKALRVFVESVLRYGLPVNFQAILLHPHKKCARRLRDALNQLYAHLDSSATGTTALHNQDSVDIPGLGFGQSDYFPYVYYKINVDMVDNKV from the exons ATGACGGAGTATTGGCTGATATCCGCGCCGGGTGACAAAACCTGTCAGCAGACATGGGAGACTATGAACAATTTAACATCCAAACAACATTCTCTGTCGGTGAACTACAAATTTCATATTCCGGATCTGAAGGTCGGAACGCTGGACCAGCTAGTCGGTTTGTCGGACGACCTGGGCAAGCTTGACACATATGTGGAGCAAGTAACGCGTAAAGTGGCGACGTATCTGGGCGAGGTTCTGGAGGACCAGAGGGACAAGCTGCACGAGAACTTGATGGCCAACAACA GTCAAACATCAATGGAGGGGGAGAGCTCGAGCCCCGAAGGGGCTCCGGACACCCCGCCAAACACCCCTGTTACACCATCACACAAGACTACGATGGAGCATCACAGACAGTGGAGGGAATTGGAGAAGTCCGAACCAGAGCCGGCCACCTGTTTAG GTGATCTGCCATCATATATAACTCGATTCCAGTGGGACATGGCTAAATACCCCATCAAACAATCTCTGAGAAACATCGCAGATATTATCAGTAAACAAGTGGGACAGATCGATGCTGATCTAAAAACTAAATCCACGATATACAACAATTTGAAAGGCAGCTTACAAAATTTGGAAAAGAAACAGAC GGGAAGTTTATTAACACGAAATTTAGCAGACTTAGTGAAAAAGGAACACTTTATTCTGGATAGCGAATATTTAACTACTTTGCTTGTAATTGTACCGAG ATCCAGTTTCCAGGAATGGTACGGTTGTTATGAAAAACTGACAGATATGATTGTACCGCGTAGTACACAGCTCATTACTCAGGATTCAGAATACGGATTATTTACAGTCactttatttaagaaagtaaTGGACGAGTTTAAATTGCATGCTCGTGAAAAGAAGTTTATTGTACgagattttacatataatgaaGAAGAATTAGCAGCAG gAAAGAATGAAATTACAAAGTTGGTAACTGACAAAAAGAAGCAATTCGGGCCGCTTGTTCGTTGGTTAAAAGTGAATTTCAGTGAATGTTTTTGCGCTTGGATTCATGTTAAAGCTTTGCGCGTATTTGTTGAATCTGTTCTTAG ATATGGCTTACCTGTCAATTTCCAAGCAATATTACTGCACCCGCATAAGAAATGCGCAAGGAGATTACGCGACGCTCTAAATCAGCTTTATGCTCATTTAGATTCATCCGCTACCGGTACAACGGCGCTACATAATCAGGAT aGTGTGGATATACCAGGATTAGGTTTTGGCCAAAGTGATTATTTCCCGTATGTCTATTACAAGATCAACGTGGATATGGTTGATAATAAGGTCTAA
- the Vha44 gene encoding V-type proton ATPase subunit C isoform X3, with amino-acid sequence MTEYWLISAPGDKTCQQTWETMNNLTSKQHSLSVNYKFHIPDLKVGTLDQLVGLSDDLGKLDTYVEQVTRKVATYLGEVLEDQRDKLHENLMANNSDLPSYITRFQWDMAKYPIKQSLRNIADIISKQVGQIDADLKTKSTIYNNLKGSLQNLEKKQTGSLLTRNLADLVKKEHFILDSEYLTTLLVIVPRSSFQEWYGCYEKLTDMIVPRSTQLITQDSEYGLFTVTLFKKVMDEFKLHAREKKFIVRDFTYNEEELAAGKNEITKLVTDKKKQFGPLVRWLKVNFSECFCAWIHVKALRVFVESVLRYGLPVNFQAILLHPHKKCARRLRDALNQLYAHLDSSATGTTALHNQDSVDIPGLGFGQSDYFPYVYYKINVDMVDNKV; translated from the exons ATGACGGAGTATTGGCTGATATCCGCGCCGGGTGACAAAACCTGTCAGCAGACATGGGAGACTATGAACAATTTAACATCCAAACAACATTCTCTGTCGGTGAACTACAAATTTCATATTCCGGATCTGAAGGTCGGAACGCTGGACCAGCTAGTCGGTTTGTCGGACGACCTGGGCAAGCTTGACACATATGTGGAGCAAGTAACGCGTAAAGTGGCGACGTATCTGGGCGAGGTTCTGGAGGACCAGAGGGACAAGCTGCACGAGAACTTGATGGCCAACAACA GTGATCTGCCATCATATATAACTCGATTCCAGTGGGACATGGCTAAATACCCCATCAAACAATCTCTGAGAAACATCGCAGATATTATCAGTAAACAAGTGGGACAGATCGATGCTGATCTAAAAACTAAATCCACGATATACAACAATTTGAAAGGCAGCTTACAAAATTTGGAAAAGAAACAGAC GGGAAGTTTATTAACACGAAATTTAGCAGACTTAGTGAAAAAGGAACACTTTATTCTGGATAGCGAATATTTAACTACTTTGCTTGTAATTGTACCGAG ATCCAGTTTCCAGGAATGGTACGGTTGTTATGAAAAACTGACAGATATGATTGTACCGCGTAGTACACAGCTCATTACTCAGGATTCAGAATACGGATTATTTACAGTCactttatttaagaaagtaaTGGACGAGTTTAAATTGCATGCTCGTGAAAAGAAGTTTATTGTACgagattttacatataatgaaGAAGAATTAGCAGCAG gAAAGAATGAAATTACAAAGTTGGTAACTGACAAAAAGAAGCAATTCGGGCCGCTTGTTCGTTGGTTAAAAGTGAATTTCAGTGAATGTTTTTGCGCTTGGATTCATGTTAAAGCTTTGCGCGTATTTGTTGAATCTGTTCTTAG ATATGGCTTACCTGTCAATTTCCAAGCAATATTACTGCACCCGCATAAGAAATGCGCAAGGAGATTACGCGACGCTCTAAATCAGCTTTATGCTCATTTAGATTCATCCGCTACCGGTACAACGGCGCTACATAATCAGGAT aGTGTGGATATACCAGGATTAGGTTTTGGCCAAAGTGATTATTTCCCGTATGTCTATTACAAGATCAACGTGGATATGGTTGATAATAAGGTCTAA